From a region of the Nitrospira sp. genome:
- the gatA gene encoding Asp-tRNA(Asn)/Glu-tRNA(Gln) amidotransferase subunit GatA, with product MSLQKLSLVELHKKFKAGEVTATEIARAYFLRISQVEPKVKAFVTQAKEAALAQAEALDRKLKAWRKINPLTGMPLAIKDNICTEGVLTTCSSRMLQNFVPPYDATVIAKLRAQEYMLLGKTNLDEFAMGSSTEHSAFGPSRNPWNLHCVPGGSSGGSAAAVAAEECVAALGSDTGGSIRQPAAFCGVVGLKPTYGRVSRYGLVAFASSLDQIGPITRDVADAAFLLQAIAGHDPMDSTSVDRPVPDYMKALQKRDLKTLKIGVPVEFFTEGLDPDVEQAVRAAIEELRHLGAAVKEIRLPSTDAAVAVYYVIATAEASSNLARFDGVKFGFRAKETKDLLELYMKTRQEGFGPEVKRRIMLGTYVLSAGYYDAYYGKAQAVRTLVCQDFVTAFEEVDLIVTPATPTPAFKLGEKSEDPLQMYLSDIFTISVNLAGLPAIALPCGFSKTGLPIGLQLIGRAFEEETLLRAAHAYEQSAHWRLKKPMLR from the coding sequence ATGTCCCTCCAGAAACTAAGCCTCGTCGAGCTTCATAAGAAATTCAAGGCAGGGGAAGTCACGGCCACAGAGATTGCGCGCGCCTATTTTCTGCGCATCAGCCAGGTGGAGCCGAAGGTGAAGGCCTTCGTCACGCAAGCGAAGGAAGCAGCACTCGCACAGGCGGAAGCCTTGGATCGAAAGCTCAAGGCATGGAGAAAGATCAATCCGCTCACCGGAATGCCGCTTGCCATCAAGGACAATATCTGCACGGAAGGGGTACTCACAACCTGCAGCTCTCGAATGTTGCAGAATTTTGTGCCACCCTACGATGCGACGGTGATCGCCAAGTTGCGGGCCCAGGAGTACATGTTGTTGGGTAAAACGAATTTGGATGAGTTTGCGATGGGATCGTCGACGGAGCACTCCGCATTCGGCCCCAGCCGAAATCCTTGGAACCTACACTGTGTGCCGGGAGGATCTAGCGGAGGATCCGCGGCAGCGGTGGCGGCGGAGGAATGTGTGGCGGCACTTGGTTCAGACACCGGCGGCTCCATCAGGCAACCGGCGGCGTTCTGCGGAGTGGTGGGGCTGAAGCCGACCTACGGACGGGTCTCGAGATATGGATTGGTCGCGTTCGCCTCCTCGCTGGATCAAATCGGGCCGATCACGAGAGACGTGGCTGACGCGGCATTTCTTCTGCAGGCCATTGCAGGGCATGATCCGATGGATTCCACGTCGGTCGATCGCCCTGTGCCGGATTACATGAAGGCGCTGCAAAAACGGGATCTCAAAACTCTGAAGATTGGCGTACCGGTTGAATTTTTTACCGAAGGACTCGATCCGGATGTCGAGCAGGCAGTCAGAGCAGCCATTGAGGAGCTGAGGCATCTCGGTGCAGCGGTCAAGGAAATTCGTCTCCCGAGTACCGACGCGGCTGTGGCAGTGTACTATGTGATCGCGACGGCGGAAGCCAGCTCGAATCTCGCCCGCTTCGACGGAGTGAAGTTCGGTTTCCGTGCCAAGGAAACCAAAGATCTCCTCGAACTGTATATGAAGACGCGGCAGGAGGGATTCGGGCCGGAAGTCAAGCGTCGGATCATGCTGGGGACATACGTACTCAGTGCCGGCTATTACGATGCCTATTATGGGAAGGCCCAAGCTGTACGAACGTTGGTCTGCCAGGATTTCGTGACCGCGTTCGAGGAGGTGGATCTGATCGTGACTCCGGCCACACCGACGCCGGCCTTCAAACTTGGTGAAAAGAGCGAAGATCCTCTCCAGATGTACCTCTCTGATATTTTTACAATCTCGGTCAATCTGGCTGGATTGCCGGCGATCGCCCTGCCTTGCGGCTTCAGCAAAACAGGGCTTCCCATCGGCTTACAGCTCATCGGGCGAGCCTTTGAGGAGGAGACGCTGCTTCGGGCTGCCCATGCCTATGAGCAATCGGCACACTGGCGGCTCAAAAAACCGATGCTACGGTAG
- a CDS encoding aspartate 1-decarboxylase, with translation MFRQMLRSKIHRATVTGAHLEYEGSLTIDHDLMEAAGILPYEAIICSNLNNGERFMTYAINGTRGKGEIILNGPTARKAAVGDQIIIFCYEYYGDEEIKKHAPKIVRVNEKNRIVVMS, from the coding sequence ATGTTTCGACAAATGCTGCGTTCCAAAATTCACCGTGCCACGGTGACAGGGGCTCATCTTGAGTATGAAGGCAGTCTGACCATCGATCACGACTTGATGGAGGCTGCCGGGATCCTACCGTATGAGGCGATCATCTGCTCGAATCTGAATAACGGCGAACGATTCATGACCTACGCGATCAACGGGACGCGAGGGAAAGGGGAGATTATTTTGAACGGGCCCACGGCTCGCAAAGCCGCGGTCGGGGACCAGATCATCATCTTCTGTTACGAGTATTACGGCGACGAAGAGATCAAGAAGCACGCACCCAAGATCGTTCGGGTGAATGAAAAGAATCGAATTGTGGTGATGAGCTGA
- the gatC gene encoding Asp-tRNA(Asn)/Glu-tRNA(Gln) amidotransferase subunit GatC, producing the protein MEITQQDVEKVAQLARLAVSAAEKETFAKQLTQILAHVDTLNQYDTTGIEPTATVMGQVNVFREDLVRPSLPSEMALANAPEREADGFVVPKILEER; encoded by the coding sequence ATGGAAATCACTCAACAGGATGTAGAGAAAGTAGCGCAGCTGGCGAGATTGGCTGTGAGCGCGGCTGAAAAGGAGACATTTGCCAAACAGTTGACCCAAATTCTCGCACATGTCGATACGTTGAATCAGTACGACACGACGGGAATCGAGCCGACCGCCACCGTCATGGGGCAAGTGAATGTGTTTCGCGAGGACCTTGTGCGCCCGTCGCTCCCTTCGGAGATGGCTTTAGCGAATGCGCCAGAGCGTGAAGCGGACGGGTTTGTGGTACCCAAAATTCTAGAGGAGCGTTAA